A single region of the Polymorphum gilvum SL003B-26A1 genome encodes:
- the soxZ gene encoding thiosulfate oxidation carrier complex protein SoxZ, whose amino-acid sequence MADPKPRIKVPKTASKGEVVTIKTLISHPMESGQRKDSAGNVIPREIINKFTCEFNGQPVFGCDLDPAISANPYMEFTAKVEESGTFTFSWTDDLGKVITTEEKIEVS is encoded by the coding sequence ATGGCAGACCCGAAACCGCGCATCAAGGTGCCGAAAACCGCCAGCAAGGGCGAAGTCGTCACGATCAAGACGCTGATCAGCCACCCGATGGAATCCGGCCAGCGCAAGGACAGCGCCGGCAACGTGATCCCGCGCGAGATCATCAACAAGTTCACCTGCGAGTTCAACGGCCAGCCCGTGTTCGGCTGCGATCTAGACCCGGCCATCTCGGCGAACCCGTACATGGAGTTCACGGCCAAGGTGGAGGAAAGCGGCACGTTCACGTTCAGCTGGACGGACGACCTCGGCAAGGTCATCACGACGGAAGAAAAGAT